A part of Eschrichtius robustus isolate mEscRob2 chromosome 20, mEscRob2.pri, whole genome shotgun sequence genomic DNA contains:
- the CEP131 gene encoding centrosomal protein of 131 kDa isoform X5, which translates to MKGSRALSGPSGPPEGSPESMDLSLTGLPPPMSRRPNSASTAKPIARSISVVTGSEPRRKMLEAPGPGGSRAVSNLRRSNSATQVNQPQASQAWPGPLRPEEPPDFLTLFEGSPGGRKRPASLSKASSEKGATWNVLDDQPRAFTLPPDAQSPGTLDVLVGPRRRECTVPLAPNFTANNRLDKRTLELPSSRPAGALPIHLPPEKRLRALSSLAWVQAGRPPLPPPSWSNKGAVGNCVTTMVHNHYTPSEKVPPPKSSNHMAPSLNNIIKAATDEGEGSSLGKPQKNAARSNHTVQNNSGGTAGQLRRKEVTEEEAERFIHQVNQAAITIQRWYRHQVQRRRAGAARLEHLLASKREGQRQRLGEGTLLDQHQQKEVARRKAREEKARQARRAAIQELQQKRAQKSGNADCGLLKRPGETGKPQTTQEPTLRPGSAAQQTRKANNTGAGLRTAGLEDPCQPAHDSSPEPRQLPEDKPQDASSQDVAGEGLEALGPAGSRAKSRATLDELLDTLKLLEQEPEPLPRPEAYHKDKYAWTDEEDDSSSLTADNLEKFGKLSVAACPREDGTLLSEAKLQSIMSFLDEMEKSGQGPPASAPQGPMPEEGLGRLEPASEVSTSVMRLQLEVEEKKQAMVLLQRALAQQRDLTIRRVKETEKELGRQLRQQKEHYEATIQRHLSFIDQLIGDKKALGEKCEALVAELKQGDQRLKDKEAQMQEQHELEIKKLKELMSATEKVRREKWINEKTRKIKEITVKGLEPEIQKLIAKHKQEVKKLKSLHAVELLQADERAAQRYGRQAEELREHLEREKEALGRQEWERAQQRFEQHLEQEQRALQQQRRRLYNEVAEEKERLGQQAARQRAELDELRRQLEESSSAGGRALRAEFEKGREEQERRHQMELKALKDQLEVEKQMWEANSAKKEEAWLLNRERELKEEIRRGRDKEIELVIHRLEADMTLAREENERAAESRVKHLRDKYEAELSELEQSERKLQERCAELKGRLGEAEGENVRLQGLVRQKEKELADVKAVNEQLAGERSSLAQVLRQEFADRLAASEEENRQVRAELAELRARQRLELEQLTREKQAELEEVHGRVKLALAKKEEAVSSLRKQHEAAMKRADHLEELLEQRRRPFPSAK; encoded by the exons ATGAAAGGCTCCAGGGCCCTCAGTGGCCCCTCCGGCCCTCCCGAGGGCAGCCCAGAAAGCATGGACCTGAGTCTGACAGGCCTCCCTCCGCCCATGTCCCGGCGTCCCAACAGTGCCTCCACCGCCAAGCCCATTGCCCGATCCATCTCCGTGGTCACTGGCAGCGAGCCAAGGAGGAAGATGCTG GAGGCCCCAGGGCCCGGAGGCTCCCGGGCCGTCAGCAACCTTCGCAGATCTAACAGTGCCACGCAGGTCAACCAGCCACAAGCCAGCCAGGCATGGCCCGGCCCCCTCAG GCCGGAAGAGCCCCCGGACTTCCTGACACTCTTTGAGGGCAGCCCCGGTGGGAGAAAGAGGCCTGCCAGTCTGAGCAAAGCTTCCAGCGAGAAGGGAGCCACGTGGAATGTCCTG GATGACCAGCCCAGGGCCTTCACCTTGCCACCCGATGCCCAGAGTCCTGGCACCCTCGACGTGCTGGTGGGCCCGCGGAGGAGAGAGTGCACAGTGCCCCTGGCCCCCAACTTTACTGCCAACAACAG ACTTGACAAGAGAACCTTAGAACTCCCCTCCAGCAGGCCAGCAGGTGCCCTGCCCATCCACCTGCCTCCAGAGAAACGTCTCAGAGCCCTGTCTTCTCTCGCCTGGGTCCAAGCTGGCCGCCCTCcgctaccccctccctcctg GAGCAACAAGGGCGCCGTGGGCAACTGCGTCACCACCATGGTGCACAACCACTACACCCCCTCGGAGAAGGTGCCGCCCCCCAAGAGCTCCAACCACATGGCTCCCTCCCTCAA CAACATCATCAAGGCAGCCACAGACGAGGGCGAGGGCAGCAGCCTTGGGAAGCCGCAGAAGAACGCGGCCCGTAGCAACCACACGGTCCAGAACAACTCAGGGGGCACCGCCGGCCAGCTCAGACGGAAGGAGGTGACCGAGGAGGAGGCTGAGAG GTTTATCCACCAGGTGAACCAGGCCGCCATCACCATCCAGCGCTGGTACCGACATCAAGTGCAACGGCGCCGAGCCGGAGCCGCCCGCCTGGAGCACCTGCTGGCGTCCAAGCGAGAg GGGCAGCGGCAGCGGCTAGGAGAGGGGACCCTCCTGGACCAGCACCAACAGAAAGAGGTGGCCAGGAGGAAGGCCCGGGAGGAGAAGGCGCGCCAGGCCCGGAGGGCAGCCATCCAG GAACTGCAGCAGAAGCGAGCCCAGAAGTCAGGTAACGCTGACTGTGGGCTGCTGAAGCGGCCGGGGGagacagggaagccccagaccacCCAGGAGCCAACCCTGAGGCCGGGGAGCGCCGCCCAGCAGACCCGCAAGGCCAATAACACTG GGGCTGGCCTCCGCACCGCGGGCCTGGAGGACCCCTGCCAGCCTGCCCACGACTCGTCGCCAGAGCCCCGGCAGCTTCCAGAGGACAAGCCTCAG GATGCCAGCTCCCAGGACGTGGCTGGCGAGGGCCTGGAAGCTTTGGGCCCTGCTGGGAGCAGGGCCAAGTCCAGGGCAACCCTGGACGAGCTGCTGGACACGCTGAAGCTGCTGGAGCAGGAGCCTGAGCCGCTGCCCCGCCCCGAGGCCTACCACAAGGACAAATACGCCTGGACCGACGAG gAGGACGATTCCAGCTCCCTGACAGCCGACAACCTGGAGAAATTTGGGAAGCTGAGTGTGGCTGCTTGCCCCCGCGAGGATGGGACCCTGCTTTCGGAGGCCAAGCTGCAGAGTATCATGAGCTTCCTGGATGAGATGGAGAAGTCTGGGCAGGGCCCGCCGGCCTCGGCCCCCCAG GGGCCCATgccggaggaggggctggggcgcCTGGAGCCCGCGTCCGAGGTCAGCACGTCGGTGATGCGGCTGCAGCTGGAGGTGGAAGAGAAGAAGCAGGCGATGGTGCTGTTGCAGAGGGCGCTG GCGCAGCAGCGCGACCTCACCATCCGGCGGGTCAAAGAGACGGAGAAGGAGCTGGGTCGGCAGCTGCGGCAGCAGAAGGAGCACTACGAGGCCACCATACAGCGGCACCTGTCCTTCATCGACCAG TTGATCGGAGACAAGAAGGCTCTGGGTGAGAAGTGCGAGGCCCTGGTGGCCGAGCTGAAGCAGGGGGACCAGAGGCTCAAGGACAAGGAGGCCCAGATGCAGGAGCAGCACGAGCTG GAGATTAAGAAACTCAAAGAACTCATGAGTGCCACCGAAAAAGTCCGCAGGGAAAAGTGGATCAATGAGAAGACCCGGAAGATCAAGGAGATCACGGTTAAAG GCCTGGAGCCTGAGATCCAGAAGCTGATCGCCAAGCACAAGCAGGAGGTGAAGAAGCTAAAGAGCCTGCACGCGGTGGAGCTGCTGCAGGCGGACGAGCGCGCGGCCCAGCGCTACGGACGCCAGGCGGAGGAGCTCCGCGAGCACCTGGAGCGGGAGAAGGAGGCGCTGGGCCGTCAGGAGTGGGAGCGTGCCCAGCAGCG CTTCGAGCAGCACCTGGAGCAGGAGCAGCGGGCCCtgcagcagcagcggcggcggctcTACAACGAGGTGGCCGAGGAGAAGGAGCGGCTGGGCCAGCAGGCCGCCAG GCAGCGGGCAGAGCTGGACGAGCTGAGGCGGCAGCTGGAGGAGAGCAGCTCGGCAGGGGGCCGGGCCTTGAGGGCCGAGTttgagaaggggagagaggagcaGGAGCGGCGGCACCAG ATGGAACTGAAGGCCCTGAAGGACCAGCTGGAGGTGGAGAAACAGATGTGGGAGGCCAACTCCGCCAAGAAGGAG GAAGCGTGGCTGCTGAACCGGGAACGGGAGCTGAAGGAAGAGATCCGGAGAGGCCGGGACAAGGAGATCGAGCTGGTCATCCACCGGCTGGAGGCCGACATGACGCTGGCCAGGGAGGAGAACGAGCGGGCCGCTGAGAGCCG GGTCAAACACCTCCGGGATAAGTACGAGGCGGAGCTCTCAGAGCTGGAACAGTCGGAGCGGAAGCTCCAGGAACGGTGCGCAGAGCTGAAGGGGCGCCTTGGGGAGGCCGAGGGGGAGAATGTGCGTCTGCAGGGCCTGGTGCGGCAGAAGGAGAAGGAGCTGGCGGATGTGAAGGCG GTAAATGAGCAGCTGGCTGGCGAGCGCAGCAGCCTGGCCCAGGTCCTTCGCCAGGAGTTCGCTGACCGGCTGGCAGCTTCCGAGGAGGAGAACCGGCAGGTCAGGGCCGAGCTGGCCGAGCTGCGGGCCCGCCAGCGGCTGGAGCTGGAGCAGCTCACGCGGGAGAAGCAGGCGGAGCTGGAGGAGGTTCACgggag GGTGAAGCTGGCCCTGGCAAAGAAGGAGGAGGCCGTGAGCAGCCTCCGGAAGCAGCACGAG GCCGCGATGAAGAGGGCCGACCACCTGGAGGAGCTGCTGGAGCAGCGCAGGCGGCCATTCCCGAGTGCCAAGTGA
- the CEP131 gene encoding centrosomal protein of 131 kDa isoform X8 translates to MKGSRALSGPSGPPEGSPESMDLSLTGLPPPMSRRPNSASTAKPIARSISVVTGSEPRRKMLEAPGPGGSRAVSNLRRSNSATQVNQPQASQAWPGPLRPEEPPDFLTLFEGSPGGRKRPASLSKASSEKGATWNVLDDQPRAFTLPPDAQSPGTLDVLVGPRRRECTVPLAPNFTANNRSNKGAVGNCVTTMVHNHYTPSEKVPPPKSSNHMAPSLNNIIKAATDEGEGSSLGKPQKNAARSNHTVQNNSGGTAGQLRRKEVTEEEAERFIHQVNQAAITIQRWYRHQVQRRRAGAARLEHLLASKREGQRQRLGEGTLLDQHQQKEVARRKAREEKARQARRAAIQELQQKRAQKSGNADCGLLKRPGETGKPQTTQEPTLRPGSAAQQTRKANNTGAGLRTAGLEDPCQPAHDSSPEPRQLPEDKPQDASSQDVAGEGLEALGPAGSRAKSRATLDELLDTLKLLEQEPEPLPRPEAYHKDKYAWTDEEDDSSSLTADNLEKFGKLSVAACPREDGTLLSEAKLQSIMSFLDEMEKSGQGPPASAPQGPMPEEGLGRLEPASEVSTSVMRLQLEVEEKKQAMVLLQRALAQQRDLTIRRVKETEKELGRQLRQQKEHYEATIQRHLSFIDQLIGDKKALGEKCEALVAELKQGDQRLKDKEAQMQEQHELEIKKLKELMSATEKVRREKWINEKTRKIKEITVKGLEPEIQKLIAKHKQEVKKLKSLHAVELLQADERAAQRYGRQAEELREHLEREKEALGRQEWERAQQRGSCVRSFEQHLEQEQRALQQQRRRLYNEVAEEKERLGQQAARQRAELDELRRQLEESSSAGGRALRAEFEKGREEQERRHQMELKALKDQLEVEKQMWEANSAKKEEAWLLNRERELKEEIRRGRDKEIELVIHRLEADMTLAREENERAAESRVKHLRDKYEAELSELEQSERKLQERCAELKGRLGEAEGENVRLQGLVRQKEKELADVKAVNEQLAGERSSLAQVLRQEFADRLAASEEENRQVRAELAELRARQRLELEQLTREKQAELEEVHGRVKLALAKKEEAVSSLRKQHEVGPHGRPSWGSRGGSGLTRMDGLLQAAMKRADHLEELLEQRRRPFPSAK, encoded by the exons ATGAAAGGCTCCAGGGCCCTCAGTGGCCCCTCCGGCCCTCCCGAGGGCAGCCCAGAAAGCATGGACCTGAGTCTGACAGGCCTCCCTCCGCCCATGTCCCGGCGTCCCAACAGTGCCTCCACCGCCAAGCCCATTGCCCGATCCATCTCCGTGGTCACTGGCAGCGAGCCAAGGAGGAAGATGCTG GAGGCCCCAGGGCCCGGAGGCTCCCGGGCCGTCAGCAACCTTCGCAGATCTAACAGTGCCACGCAGGTCAACCAGCCACAAGCCAGCCAGGCATGGCCCGGCCCCCTCAG GCCGGAAGAGCCCCCGGACTTCCTGACACTCTTTGAGGGCAGCCCCGGTGGGAGAAAGAGGCCTGCCAGTCTGAGCAAAGCTTCCAGCGAGAAGGGAGCCACGTGGAATGTCCTG GATGACCAGCCCAGGGCCTTCACCTTGCCACCCGATGCCCAGAGTCCTGGCACCCTCGACGTGCTGGTGGGCCCGCGGAGGAGAGAGTGCACAGTGCCCCTGGCCCCCAACTTTACTGCCAACAACAG GAGCAACAAGGGCGCCGTGGGCAACTGCGTCACCACCATGGTGCACAACCACTACACCCCCTCGGAGAAGGTGCCGCCCCCCAAGAGCTCCAACCACATGGCTCCCTCCCTCAA CAACATCATCAAGGCAGCCACAGACGAGGGCGAGGGCAGCAGCCTTGGGAAGCCGCAGAAGAACGCGGCCCGTAGCAACCACACGGTCCAGAACAACTCAGGGGGCACCGCCGGCCAGCTCAGACGGAAGGAGGTGACCGAGGAGGAGGCTGAGAG GTTTATCCACCAGGTGAACCAGGCCGCCATCACCATCCAGCGCTGGTACCGACATCAAGTGCAACGGCGCCGAGCCGGAGCCGCCCGCCTGGAGCACCTGCTGGCGTCCAAGCGAGAg GGGCAGCGGCAGCGGCTAGGAGAGGGGACCCTCCTGGACCAGCACCAACAGAAAGAGGTGGCCAGGAGGAAGGCCCGGGAGGAGAAGGCGCGCCAGGCCCGGAGGGCAGCCATCCAG GAACTGCAGCAGAAGCGAGCCCAGAAGTCAGGTAACGCTGACTGTGGGCTGCTGAAGCGGCCGGGGGagacagggaagccccagaccacCCAGGAGCCAACCCTGAGGCCGGGGAGCGCCGCCCAGCAGACCCGCAAGGCCAATAACACTG GGGCTGGCCTCCGCACCGCGGGCCTGGAGGACCCCTGCCAGCCTGCCCACGACTCGTCGCCAGAGCCCCGGCAGCTTCCAGAGGACAAGCCTCAG GATGCCAGCTCCCAGGACGTGGCTGGCGAGGGCCTGGAAGCTTTGGGCCCTGCTGGGAGCAGGGCCAAGTCCAGGGCAACCCTGGACGAGCTGCTGGACACGCTGAAGCTGCTGGAGCAGGAGCCTGAGCCGCTGCCCCGCCCCGAGGCCTACCACAAGGACAAATACGCCTGGACCGACGAG gAGGACGATTCCAGCTCCCTGACAGCCGACAACCTGGAGAAATTTGGGAAGCTGAGTGTGGCTGCTTGCCCCCGCGAGGATGGGACCCTGCTTTCGGAGGCCAAGCTGCAGAGTATCATGAGCTTCCTGGATGAGATGGAGAAGTCTGGGCAGGGCCCGCCGGCCTCGGCCCCCCAG GGGCCCATgccggaggaggggctggggcgcCTGGAGCCCGCGTCCGAGGTCAGCACGTCGGTGATGCGGCTGCAGCTGGAGGTGGAAGAGAAGAAGCAGGCGATGGTGCTGTTGCAGAGGGCGCTG GCGCAGCAGCGCGACCTCACCATCCGGCGGGTCAAAGAGACGGAGAAGGAGCTGGGTCGGCAGCTGCGGCAGCAGAAGGAGCACTACGAGGCCACCATACAGCGGCACCTGTCCTTCATCGACCAG TTGATCGGAGACAAGAAGGCTCTGGGTGAGAAGTGCGAGGCCCTGGTGGCCGAGCTGAAGCAGGGGGACCAGAGGCTCAAGGACAAGGAGGCCCAGATGCAGGAGCAGCACGAGCTG GAGATTAAGAAACTCAAAGAACTCATGAGTGCCACCGAAAAAGTCCGCAGGGAAAAGTGGATCAATGAGAAGACCCGGAAGATCAAGGAGATCACGGTTAAAG GCCTGGAGCCTGAGATCCAGAAGCTGATCGCCAAGCACAAGCAGGAGGTGAAGAAGCTAAAGAGCCTGCACGCGGTGGAGCTGCTGCAGGCGGACGAGCGCGCGGCCCAGCGCTACGGACGCCAGGCGGAGGAGCTCCGCGAGCACCTGGAGCGGGAGAAGGAGGCGCTGGGCCGTCAGGAGTGGGAGCGTGCCCAGCAGCG CGGGTCCTGTGTCCGCAGCTTCGAGCAGCACCTGGAGCAGGAGCAGCGGGCCCtgcagcagcagcggcggcggctcTACAACGAGGTGGCCGAGGAGAAGGAGCGGCTGGGCCAGCAGGCCGCCAG GCAGCGGGCAGAGCTGGACGAGCTGAGGCGGCAGCTGGAGGAGAGCAGCTCGGCAGGGGGCCGGGCCTTGAGGGCCGAGTttgagaaggggagagaggagcaGGAGCGGCGGCACCAG ATGGAACTGAAGGCCCTGAAGGACCAGCTGGAGGTGGAGAAACAGATGTGGGAGGCCAACTCCGCCAAGAAGGAG GAAGCGTGGCTGCTGAACCGGGAACGGGAGCTGAAGGAAGAGATCCGGAGAGGCCGGGACAAGGAGATCGAGCTGGTCATCCACCGGCTGGAGGCCGACATGACGCTGGCCAGGGAGGAGAACGAGCGGGCCGCTGAGAGCCG GGTCAAACACCTCCGGGATAAGTACGAGGCGGAGCTCTCAGAGCTGGAACAGTCGGAGCGGAAGCTCCAGGAACGGTGCGCAGAGCTGAAGGGGCGCCTTGGGGAGGCCGAGGGGGAGAATGTGCGTCTGCAGGGCCTGGTGCGGCAGAAGGAGAAGGAGCTGGCGGATGTGAAGGCG GTAAATGAGCAGCTGGCTGGCGAGCGCAGCAGCCTGGCCCAGGTCCTTCGCCAGGAGTTCGCTGACCGGCTGGCAGCTTCCGAGGAGGAGAACCGGCAGGTCAGGGCCGAGCTGGCCGAGCTGCGGGCCCGCCAGCGGCTGGAGCTGGAGCAGCTCACGCGGGAGAAGCAGGCGGAGCTGGAGGAGGTTCACgggag GGTGAAGCTGGCCCTGGCAAAGAAGGAGGAGGCCGTGAGCAGCCTCCGGAAGCAGCACGAGGTGGGTCCCCACGGCCGGCCTTCCTGGGGGAGCAGGGGTGGCTCGGGCCTGACCAGGATGGACGGCCTGTTGCAGGCCGCGATGAAGAGGGCCGACCACCTGGAGGAGCTGCTGGAGCAGCGCAGGCGGCCATTCCCGAGTGCCAAGTGA
- the CEP131 gene encoding centrosomal protein of 131 kDa isoform X7: MKGSRALSGPSGPPEGSPESMDLSLTGLPPPMSRRPNSASTAKPIARSISVVTGSEPRRKMLEAPGPGGSRAVSNLRRSNSATQVNQPQASQAWPGPLRPEEPPDFLTLFEGSPGGRKRPASLSKASSEKGATWNVLDDQPRAFTLPPDAQSPGTLDVLVGPRRRECTVPLAPNFTANNRSNKGAVGNCVTTMVHNHYTPSEKVPPPKSSNHMAPSLNNIIKAATDEGEGSSLGKPQKNAARSNHTVQNNSGGTAGQLRRKEVTEEEAERFIHQVNQAAITIQRWYRHQVQRRRAGAARLEHLLASKREGQRQRLGEGTLLDQHQQKEVARRKAREEKARQARRAAIQELQQKRAQKSGNADCGLLKRPGETGKPQTTQEPTLRPGSAAQQTRKANNTGAGLRTAGLEDPCQPAHDSSPEPRQLPEDKPQDASSQDVAGEGLEALGPAGSRAKSRATLDELLDTLKLLEQEPEPLPRPEAYHKDKYAWTDEEDDSSSLTADNLEKFGKLSVAACPREDGTLLSEAKLQSIMSFLDEMEKSGQGPPASAPQGPMPEEGLGRLEPASEVSTSVMRLQLEVEEKKQAMVLLQRALAQQRDLTIRRVKETEKELGRQLRQQKEHYEATIQRHLSFIDQVLIGDKKALGEKCEALVAELKQGDQRLKDKEAQMQEQHELEIKKLKELMSATEKVRREKWINEKTRKIKEITVKGLEPEIQKLIAKHKQEVKKLKSLHAVELLQADERAAQRYGRQAEELREHLEREKEALGRQEWERAQQRGSCVRSFEQHLEQEQRALQQQRRRLYNEVAEEKERLGQQAARQRAELDELRRQLEESSSAGGRALRAEFEKGREEQERRHQMELKALKDQLEVEKQMWEANSAKKEEAWLLNRERELKEEIRRGRDKEIELVIHRLEADMTLAREENERAAESRVKHLRDKYEAELSELEQSERKLQERCAELKGRLGEAEGENVRLQGLVRQKEKELADVKAVNEQLAGERSSLAQVLRQEFADRLAASEEENRQVRAELAELRARQRLELEQLTREKQAELEEVHGRVKLALAKKEEAVSSLRKQHEVGPHGRPSWGSRGGSGLTRMDGLLQAAMKRADHLEELLEQRRRPFPSAK; this comes from the exons ATGAAAGGCTCCAGGGCCCTCAGTGGCCCCTCCGGCCCTCCCGAGGGCAGCCCAGAAAGCATGGACCTGAGTCTGACAGGCCTCCCTCCGCCCATGTCCCGGCGTCCCAACAGTGCCTCCACCGCCAAGCCCATTGCCCGATCCATCTCCGTGGTCACTGGCAGCGAGCCAAGGAGGAAGATGCTG GAGGCCCCAGGGCCCGGAGGCTCCCGGGCCGTCAGCAACCTTCGCAGATCTAACAGTGCCACGCAGGTCAACCAGCCACAAGCCAGCCAGGCATGGCCCGGCCCCCTCAG GCCGGAAGAGCCCCCGGACTTCCTGACACTCTTTGAGGGCAGCCCCGGTGGGAGAAAGAGGCCTGCCAGTCTGAGCAAAGCTTCCAGCGAGAAGGGAGCCACGTGGAATGTCCTG GATGACCAGCCCAGGGCCTTCACCTTGCCACCCGATGCCCAGAGTCCTGGCACCCTCGACGTGCTGGTGGGCCCGCGGAGGAGAGAGTGCACAGTGCCCCTGGCCCCCAACTTTACTGCCAACAACAG GAGCAACAAGGGCGCCGTGGGCAACTGCGTCACCACCATGGTGCACAACCACTACACCCCCTCGGAGAAGGTGCCGCCCCCCAAGAGCTCCAACCACATGGCTCCCTCCCTCAA CAACATCATCAAGGCAGCCACAGACGAGGGCGAGGGCAGCAGCCTTGGGAAGCCGCAGAAGAACGCGGCCCGTAGCAACCACACGGTCCAGAACAACTCAGGGGGCACCGCCGGCCAGCTCAGACGGAAGGAGGTGACCGAGGAGGAGGCTGAGAG GTTTATCCACCAGGTGAACCAGGCCGCCATCACCATCCAGCGCTGGTACCGACATCAAGTGCAACGGCGCCGAGCCGGAGCCGCCCGCCTGGAGCACCTGCTGGCGTCCAAGCGAGAg GGGCAGCGGCAGCGGCTAGGAGAGGGGACCCTCCTGGACCAGCACCAACAGAAAGAGGTGGCCAGGAGGAAGGCCCGGGAGGAGAAGGCGCGCCAGGCCCGGAGGGCAGCCATCCAG GAACTGCAGCAGAAGCGAGCCCAGAAGTCAGGTAACGCTGACTGTGGGCTGCTGAAGCGGCCGGGGGagacagggaagccccagaccacCCAGGAGCCAACCCTGAGGCCGGGGAGCGCCGCCCAGCAGACCCGCAAGGCCAATAACACTG GGGCTGGCCTCCGCACCGCGGGCCTGGAGGACCCCTGCCAGCCTGCCCACGACTCGTCGCCAGAGCCCCGGCAGCTTCCAGAGGACAAGCCTCAG GATGCCAGCTCCCAGGACGTGGCTGGCGAGGGCCTGGAAGCTTTGGGCCCTGCTGGGAGCAGGGCCAAGTCCAGGGCAACCCTGGACGAGCTGCTGGACACGCTGAAGCTGCTGGAGCAGGAGCCTGAGCCGCTGCCCCGCCCCGAGGCCTACCACAAGGACAAATACGCCTGGACCGACGAG gAGGACGATTCCAGCTCCCTGACAGCCGACAACCTGGAGAAATTTGGGAAGCTGAGTGTGGCTGCTTGCCCCCGCGAGGATGGGACCCTGCTTTCGGAGGCCAAGCTGCAGAGTATCATGAGCTTCCTGGATGAGATGGAGAAGTCTGGGCAGGGCCCGCCGGCCTCGGCCCCCCAG GGGCCCATgccggaggaggggctggggcgcCTGGAGCCCGCGTCCGAGGTCAGCACGTCGGTGATGCGGCTGCAGCTGGAGGTGGAAGAGAAGAAGCAGGCGATGGTGCTGTTGCAGAGGGCGCTG GCGCAGCAGCGCGACCTCACCATCCGGCGGGTCAAAGAGACGGAGAAGGAGCTGGGTCGGCAGCTGCGGCAGCAGAAGGAGCACTACGAGGCCACCATACAGCGGCACCTGTCCTTCATCGACCAGGTG TTGATCGGAGACAAGAAGGCTCTGGGTGAGAAGTGCGAGGCCCTGGTGGCCGAGCTGAAGCAGGGGGACCAGAGGCTCAAGGACAAGGAGGCCCAGATGCAGGAGCAGCACGAGCTG GAGATTAAGAAACTCAAAGAACTCATGAGTGCCACCGAAAAAGTCCGCAGGGAAAAGTGGATCAATGAGAAGACCCGGAAGATCAAGGAGATCACGGTTAAAG GCCTGGAGCCTGAGATCCAGAAGCTGATCGCCAAGCACAAGCAGGAGGTGAAGAAGCTAAAGAGCCTGCACGCGGTGGAGCTGCTGCAGGCGGACGAGCGCGCGGCCCAGCGCTACGGACGCCAGGCGGAGGAGCTCCGCGAGCACCTGGAGCGGGAGAAGGAGGCGCTGGGCCGTCAGGAGTGGGAGCGTGCCCAGCAGCG CGGGTCCTGTGTCCGCAGCTTCGAGCAGCACCTGGAGCAGGAGCAGCGGGCCCtgcagcagcagcggcggcggctcTACAACGAGGTGGCCGAGGAGAAGGAGCGGCTGGGCCAGCAGGCCGCCAG GCAGCGGGCAGAGCTGGACGAGCTGAGGCGGCAGCTGGAGGAGAGCAGCTCGGCAGGGGGCCGGGCCTTGAGGGCCGAGTttgagaaggggagagaggagcaGGAGCGGCGGCACCAG ATGGAACTGAAGGCCCTGAAGGACCAGCTGGAGGTGGAGAAACAGATGTGGGAGGCCAACTCCGCCAAGAAGGAG GAAGCGTGGCTGCTGAACCGGGAACGGGAGCTGAAGGAAGAGATCCGGAGAGGCCGGGACAAGGAGATCGAGCTGGTCATCCACCGGCTGGAGGCCGACATGACGCTGGCCAGGGAGGAGAACGAGCGGGCCGCTGAGAGCCG GGTCAAACACCTCCGGGATAAGTACGAGGCGGAGCTCTCAGAGCTGGAACAGTCGGAGCGGAAGCTCCAGGAACGGTGCGCAGAGCTGAAGGGGCGCCTTGGGGAGGCCGAGGGGGAGAATGTGCGTCTGCAGGGCCTGGTGCGGCAGAAGGAGAAGGAGCTGGCGGATGTGAAGGCG GTAAATGAGCAGCTGGCTGGCGAGCGCAGCAGCCTGGCCCAGGTCCTTCGCCAGGAGTTCGCTGACCGGCTGGCAGCTTCCGAGGAGGAGAACCGGCAGGTCAGGGCCGAGCTGGCCGAGCTGCGGGCCCGCCAGCGGCTGGAGCTGGAGCAGCTCACGCGGGAGAAGCAGGCGGAGCTGGAGGAGGTTCACgggag GGTGAAGCTGGCCCTGGCAAAGAAGGAGGAGGCCGTGAGCAGCCTCCGGAAGCAGCACGAGGTGGGTCCCCACGGCCGGCCTTCCTGGGGGAGCAGGGGTGGCTCGGGCCTGACCAGGATGGACGGCCTGTTGCAGGCCGCGATGAAGAGGGCCGACCACCTGGAGGAGCTGCTGGAGCAGCGCAGGCGGCCATTCCCGAGTGCCAAGTGA